The genomic window TCATATACGCACACCTATTCGGGTCAGGCATTAGCAGGAGAACGAATAGATGCAAGGGGGGTGGTTGAGGAACTGGGGCATAAAAAAAGGCTTGTAGTAGGTACTTCAAGGGAGCCCCGGGGTGAATGGATTCGCTCCCTTACGTTGCTTGAGGAAGAAGGTTTATTGTAATCAGCCCCCTCCAGTGGACTGATATACATTCTCCAGGTTTCCTGAAGAGGTTTCCTCCTCCTGGCTGAGCAGGTAATCCTTGACATCGCTGGCACTGTATTCTTTTTCTCCCCTTTTTCCTACTTTTTCGCCTGATACTTTTAACGTATCGACCCTGTAGTAAAGCTCTGTGGTATTCATCAGGGCCCATGTGCCTTCATCATCTTCCTTTATATCAATAATCTCTCCCAGGGTTCCGGTATTGAGATATCTCGCCACCATGCCTTTTTCAAGGGGATGTCCATCGATGTCAGATGTTTCTACATGTTCCATTTATATTGCCTTCTTTAACTATTTGCAATCTCATCTTTGAGGTCACTGAAATCTGCAACCCTTTCTGCAAATGCATTATGCCTGTGTATGCTTTCCTCATTTATCTGCTTAATAGTTACGACAGCATCATCGGGCAGGTGGGGGAACTTTTCTACAACTTTCTGTGCCATTGTTCTCACACAGTCTTCGACGAATTTTGGATTTCTGTGAGCGGTTTCTACCACAAAAGCTTCGTCCTGGCGCTTTAGTAATTCGAAGACACTTGTACTCATGGATGTTTCGATAATCTTTATTATTTCTTCCAGGGACACTTCGACATCACAGTTTGTCTGGATAGATATTATACCCCTGCCGCGCTGATTGTGGGTGGGCATCGGCATCCTTTTGAGGAATAGGGATACGGTCTTCTCATCCACTCCAAGTTCTGTAAGTTCTTTCATGGCCTTATCCCGCATAATTTCCTGTGCACAGGGGCATGCGGTCATTCCTACAACTTCGGAACCAATAAGTTTCTTGACTTCTATGTTGTTTTCTTCATCACGGATTGCAATGGATTCTGCGAATATATCGACAACTTCCTGACATTGCATTTTGTTCACAGGTGCTTCACGTTTGATCACATACTCACTTTTCATTATCACTTCTGCCTGAGTGGCATATTCATGTCTTGTGAGAAGGTTCTGTGCAACATCGCCGCAAAGTTCTTCTATCTCATAAACAGGCATATTGACTGCCTTTTCGAGAACTTCGTCTATAGCTTCAAAATTACGTGAAAGGTTCGCTCCCTTTCTGTCAGA from Methanohalophilus halophilus includes these protein-coding regions:
- a CDS encoding DUF2098 domain-containing protein, which produces MEHVETSDIDGHPLEKGMVARYLNTGTLGEIIDIKEDDEGTWALMNTTELYYRVDTLKVSGEKVGKRGEKEYSASDVKDYLLSQEEETSSGNLENVYQSTGGG
- the mptA gene encoding GTP cyclohydrolase MptA encodes the protein MKLPVLDLPDVQANKPKVPINLTRVGVTDVKKLVEIKRKDKRPIVLISTFDIFVDLPSDRKGANLSRNFEAIDEVLEKAVNMPVYEIEELCGDVAQNLLTRHEYATQAEVIMKSEYVIKREAPVNKMQCQEVVDIFAESIAIRDEENNIEVKKLIGSEVVGMTACPCAQEIMRDKAMKELTELGVDEKTVSLFLKRMPMPTHNQRGRGIISIQTNCDVEVSLEEIIKIIETSMSTSVFELLKRQDEAFVVETAHRNPKFVEDCVRTMAQKVVEKFPHLPDDAVVTIKQINEESIHRHNAFAERVADFSDLKDEIANS